The genome window TAGTGGAAAAATTAACAGAATTTAATATGTTCCAGTTTATATCAGAATTATTAAAAATTTCTGGTAAAAAATCTGCAACTCCATCATCTAAACGGTAATATTGAGGTGTGCTATGAAACTCAGAATCATTTATTGAATTATCAACATGTTCTTCAGATACAGAAGCATTAGGACAATTAAAAATACCATTATCACACTCTATAGCTGTAAAATCAGAATTTTTATTAGAATCTATAATGTTTTCTTGATCATACTGACTATTAGGAGAAATATGCGCTATATACTCTTGATTAGCGTTATTAATAATTGTAATATCAACATTTTTAAAATCTTGATTTTTTAACACACTGTTATTATTAACTTGTTTTATAAGTTCTAAATTAAAATTCATATTAGATCTTATTGAAGAAACTGATGACATAGCATTTCTATCCTTGTATATTTATTAAAATATAACATATTAATAACATTAATTTATAAAAATGTTTTTTTTAAAAAATAAAAATCACAAAAAACAAAATCAAGTAAATTACATTAAATTCTTGTTATAAAACAATAATATTAGAAAATATATTTAAACATATATTTAAGATAATTAAAATATTTATTATATATTTTTAATATTTTATAAAATAACAATCAAAAATTTAATAATATATAAATTATATTTTATATTTAAAAATCAATAAAAATTTTTATATACAAAAAATCACAATATAAAAAATTTTTATATATAATCTTATCTTCCTTATATACTGTACAATATAAGAAAAGTCAAACAATAAATGTATTTTACGCAAAAAAAAATAAAAAAACTAATTTGTCATGTAGAATGCATATAAAAATTTATGTAAATACAAATAAATTATAATATTAAATTTAACTAAAACGTAATTATACCATCATATACATGAACAGCTTCTCCTGACATATACAAAGAATGTCCTAACAAACCACTCCAAGAAATTGTTAATTGACCATACAATAAAGTGACAACAACATTATTGGATAGTATTTTATTTCTTATACCAATAGCAACAGCGGCGCACGCTCCACTACCGCAAGCATGTGTTTCACCAACATGTCGTTCATATACTCGCAATAATATTTTTTTTTTAGATATAACTTGCATAAAACCAACATTAACACCTTCTGGAAAACAACTATGTGTAGATAATTCACTACCAATTTTTTTAACATTTACACATTCTATATCATCCACTTGAATGATACAATGGGGATTACCAATAGTAACTACATAAATAAAATAATTTATTCCATGAATAATTATAGAATAACTTGATTGTTCAGAAGTACATAAAAAAGGAATATTTTTTGGAGTAAAAACAGGCTCACCCATATCTATTTTAAAAATATTATTTTTTACATGTTCTAAAAATAAATATCTATTTTTCGTACTAACACAAATTTTTTTTTTATCAATTTTTTTTTTTAAAAATAAATAATATGCAATACATCTAGCTCCATTACCACATTGTTCAACTTCTACACCATTGGAATTAAAAATTCTGTAATAAAAACTAGCTTGCGTACAAATTGAATGCTGAAGCACTAAAAATTGATCAAATCCAATACCTAAATACCTATTTGACCATTTTTTTATTAATTGTGGTGAAAAAAAAAATTATGTTGCGTAGAATCAATTAAAACAAAATCATTTCCTAAACCATGCATTTTCGAAAAAAAAACAACGTTTTTTTTTAAAAACATATTAAAATTCCTCATTTAAAAAATAAATGTTATAATTAAATTTTAAAAAGTTGTTCATTAAAAATAATCTATATTAGGTATAATATGCGTGATATTTTATTTTGTAAAAAAATCAAAAAAACACTGTTAAGAATAGAAGAAATTTTGAATAAAAATAACAAGAAAATAGATATTGATTATTTATTACTAGATAATATGCTAGAAATTACATTTATTAATAATAAAAAAATAATCATTACGTCACAAATGTTTTTAAAACAATTATGGATAGCTACATCTAGTCAAGGATATCACTTATTATATAAAAAAAAAACTTGGATATGTATACGTTCAAATCAAACAATACATAAAATTTTAAAAAAAGAATTTTTAATACAGACCAATTATCTATTTAAGTTTAATATATTAAATAATATTTGAAAAAAATTTTTATTTCTTTATTTTCGGCGAAAGAGGATTTGAACCTCTGACCCACTGGTCCCAAACCAGTTGCGCTACCAAGCTGCGCTATTCGCCGAATTATTTAAACTAATAAATCATTAATAAATAAAAATATTCATAAAATGAATATCGTATATAAAAAATATATTATACAAAATTGGGGTGGTCAATGGGATTTGAACCCATGACCGCTGGAATCACAATCCAGAGCTCTACCAACTAAGCTATGACCACCAAAAAAATATTCACATAAAAATATATATAACCTGCGTCCGACAGGATTTGAACCTGAGACCTTTACTTTCGGAAAGTAATGCTCTATCCAAATTGAGCTACGGACGCAAAAAACTTATTATTATTAATAATAATAATAATGTATATACATAATATGTATTATTAAAATAAATTTGTATTATCTAATAAATATTATATATACACTAACTAAAAAAATCTAGTACTTTATCTCTATTTTTAAAATAAAATTATCTATTATAATAAGCTAATAAAAATTATCATAATAATTTAATAAAAAAAATATTATTTTGATCTTTTCATCATATCAAAAAATTCATCATTAGTTTTAGTCATAGAAAGTTTGTTGATTAAAAATTCCATAGCATCTATTTCACCCATAGGATGAATAATTTTCCGTAATATCCACATTTTCTGTAGTTCTTCAGGAATAGTTAATAACTCTTCTCTTCGTGTTCCAGAACGATTATAATCAATAGCCGGAAATACTCTTTTTTCTGCTATTTTTCTAGATAAAGGTAGTTCCATATTACCTGTGCCTTTAAATTCTTCATAAATTACTTCATCCATTTTAGAACCAGTATCAATTAGAGCTGTCGCAATAATAGTTAAGCTACCTCCTTCTTTTACATTTCTAGCTGCTCCAAAAAATCTTTTAGGTCTATGCAATGCATTAGCATCTACCCCTCCCGTCAATACTTTTCCTGATGCTGGAACAACAGTATTATACGCCCTAGCTAATCGAGTAATTGAATCTAATAAGATAACTACATCTTTTTTATGTTCTACTAATCGTTTTGCTCGTTCAATTACCATTTCAGACACTTGAACATGCCTAGAAGCTGGTTCATCAAAAGTAGAAGCTACTACCTCACCTTTAACTAACCTTTGCATTTCAGTTACTTCTTCTGGTCGTTCATCTATCAAAAGGACCATTAAAACACAATCTGG of Buchnera aphidicola (Cinara splendens) contains these proteins:
- the dapF gene encoding diaminopimelate epimerase, whose amino-acid sequence is MLQHSICTQASFYYRIFNSNGVEVEQCGNGARCIAYYLFLKKKIDKKKICVSTKNRYLFLEHVKNNIFKIDMGEPVFTPKNIPFLCTSEQSSYSIIIHGINYFIYVVTIGNPHCIIQVDDIECVNVKKIGSELSTHSCFPEGVNVGFMQVISKKKILLRVYERHVGETHACGSGACAAVAIGIRNKILSNNVVVTLLYGQLTISWSGLLGHSLYMSGEAVHVYDGIITF
- the cyaY gene encoding iron donor protein CyaY, which gives rise to MRDILFCKKIKKTLLRIEEILNKNNKKIDIDYLLLDNMLEITFINNKKIIITSQMFLKQLWIATSSQGYHLLYKKKTWICIRSNQTIHKILKKEFLIQTNYLFKFNILNNI
- the rho gene encoding transcription termination factor Rho — its product is MNLTELKNTSVSKLIIVGKQIGLENLARIRKQDIIFSILKQHSKSGEDIFGDGVLEILQDGFGFLRSADSSYLAGPDDIYVSPSQIRRFNLRTGDTISGKIRPPKEGERYFALLKVNTINYDKPENARSKILFENLTPLHANSRLKMERGNGSQEDLTARVLDLSSPIGRGQRGLIVAPPKAGKTMLLQNIAQSIAYNHPDCVLMVLLIDERPEEVTEMQRLVKGEVVASTFDEPASRHVQVSEMVIERAKRLVEHKKDVVILLDSITRLARAYNTVVPASGKVLTGGVDANALHRPKRFFGAARNVKEGGSLTIIATALIDTGSKMDEVIYEEFKGTGNMELPLSRKIAEKRVFPAIDYNRSGTRREELLTIPEELQKMWILRKIIHPMGEIDAMEFLINKLSMTKTNDEFFDMMKRSK